In Rhopalosiphum padi isolate XX-2018 chromosome 3, ASM2088224v1, whole genome shotgun sequence, the genomic stretch aatttccAACATATGAAATTGTTTTGAAGCTTTTACTGTAACaatgtattaaacaaaactAAGTACCCATATcacattaattatgtattaaaattagtttattactaattCATCATAttcagaattataaaataataatttacatttattagaaCAATTaagttttatcaataaatactaataaattttttttttaatatatactgtttatcttatatattttttttgatacatttGTTTTAGGAAATAATTGAATTTCCGTGTATATTGGTAGAACTTAATACAGCCAAAGGAAGTTTTGATGTAGTATCATGTTTTCATTCATATGTTAAACCTATAATTCATACACAGTTGACAGACTATTGTACACAGTTGACTGGTATTACACAAGTAtgatatttcaaaatctatttttataattgttaagatttctaatataatttgttagaattactattaatactaattaaaaatgtattaaattacttataataactaTCTATTTCAATgagtattacaaatattaaaaacaatcctATATTTATGTCAGTTTATGACATAATTatacaaactatttaaaatatgtttcatgagaaatataaaatatttctatttaatgtttattttaatattatgttacatatatgtattaatttattaccttcTACTACTACATAAAAATACTAGACaggattttacaaaatatgggatccttaaaaatgtttaaaatatagaacaattgtaattttattgtctaaaaaaatatataataaattactagtattaaaattaagtaataaataaatatattaaaatactatattagcagttttatagatatttttttattataaagtatacagatatgaatattattatttagatatattaaatatatttttattattactttatgatATTCAGACTATATACCtagacataatacataaatataattatgaattaattaatgcTGAGTTGtataaaagattttattaatttattggttgacTAAAAATTAATGGACCAATCACATACCACTAAGTTATGTTTAACCTTTTAAGAGTGTAATTATCTTGTAAAATATGTCTAAATTGTACAGTTATTTtgtctttacataaaaattagcGACCATATTTattcattgaattttttttttataaataacatttgagTACTGACAGATATGTACcaacttaaatttatagtattaataaattaacatattattatttttgtattaccaataaaaagtttaaaacataaaatgatGTATTTACTTTCTATTCTAAATCAATCTGCAATttcgaaaaaatgtatttttactaattttttttgtatttacatttattttaggaAATAGAATACTATCAGGAATATTAAACATCTTGTAAATATATCCGGACATTaggtttagattttttttaatttttaatattatacattgagaAACAGTGTAACATCTTGGACTTTAACTTACAATTCTTAATATGTACTACACAATATTGTTTGCCCTAAGACTAGATAGAATAAGCCTAACTCTGTAAGAATGcacaaaatataaagataaagataaaaatattataatattatgatgtttgaaaaataaattttacttctATGTTGATACAATGAAAAATTCATATCcacctatttttattaaaaaatttaattatatataatatacatataattttttatttaatttaaaaaatagaactttaaattattaaaaaaaattaatattacaacataacaattgtatttgtttatgaatatatttgaatatattttaggaCATGGTCAGTAATAGCCCAACATTTGATGatgttttcttaaatttttgcAATTGGCATAATGATCATACAAATATGGAAAAAGAAAAATCTATCATTGTAACTTCAGGAAATTGGGACATTGGTAATATGTTCGTTGAACAATGTAAATTGTATCCTTCAACAATAAAAATTCCAGAATTCATGTGTActtggataaatattaaaaaggtatttcaaaaaaaatattttaacattttcaactagtaaagaattaaaaaaaaaaatgtgttttattgtggttattttaatagttatttgctCTGACAATGGGACAGTATCCACTAGGTATAACAAATATGCTTAAGAGAacaaattcaaaacaatttggTAACATTCACAGTGGAattggtaatattaatttaaaacaaatattaatagagaatataataataattatttatatttatggtttATAGATGATTGTGTTAACATTATTACCATTATGAATCAATTATCACAAAGAGGATGTGTATTTCAagctacaaataaaataattagtgtataaaatagattttgtataataaaccataacaagtaaaatcaaaataaataataggatttttagttattttttacctaattttattaatattaatcaattatgaaCGGTGAATTCAAGAGCTCAACATTTAATTTCGATATATAAACTAAAAGGTGAGAAATTcctaatttttagtttttttaattttagcataGAGGCAATATTATGtagaagtttaaaatattaaatttattatattaattattatttacagaagTTTCAGTACCTTAAAACCTTATccataattcttatttaaataaaagtagtatttttttaaaaatatttttaaacattttgattagtatatgataataatataatttgtaactttttataatttaataatcattataattaggATTAATTTCAAACTGTAAATaaactatctatatattataatagtcaataattaGATTTTCACACACGtgtgtttaatatttagatagACAATAAATACTTacgcatacaaatataattttcacaCAGTTTGGCTCACAATAGTTCCCATTACatcatttattgattattattttcatttttttttttaataacaaatttacaatttctGTAAACACTATATAAATGTTGCCTTATTTTCTCTGATAGTTACTTTATTAATCtagtaaaacattaatttaattgcaaattcatatttttaaaataaaatattgtaagttatttatttttttattatgtcaaTTTCATCTTCATTCATCATTATAaccaatgattttatattatataaatgtatatttttttaaagtatagtataataatggatAATGCCCAAGGTAAATGGCCAGAACACGTTGGCATACTAGCCTTAGAGATAGTAGTACCATCTACATATGTGAACCAGAATGACCTTGAGCTGCATGACGGTGTATCAAAAGGCAAGTATACAATCGGTTTGGGTCAAGAACGTATGGCATTTTGTTCAGACCGTGAAGACGTTGTCTCATTGTGTCTAACTGCAGTTAGTTTGCTGATGCACCGTACAAAAacaagtatgtatatatatgaatgtttaaatgtgttttgactttatatagtaaatttaaatacaaattaggtTACTCTAATATTGGACGACTTGAAGTGGGAACTGAAACACCAATAGATAAATCTAAAAGTATCAAGTCTATGTTGATGCGTTTATTTGACAACTGTAACAACAATGTCGAAGGCGTAGATTCAACCAATGCATGTTATGGGGGCACAGCTGCCCTTTTCAACTCAATAGCATGGTTAGAATCCAGTGCTTGGGATGGTATATATCTTCTACTAATTACAATCATTAAAGCTTAAGACTTTCtgcattttcatatttattaggAAAGGTTATTTATTATGCGTTCACTTAATTAGTTAAAtagtagtaaataaaaaacaaatttcaagtttttttttgtaattaatatcgaaaattaaatgcacaattttaaaatgttaaaagtcgacaatgaaaaacaaataataaacaaattaattagttatttagtttTCATTAATGTTGAATTGTGCTGTCTATGTGGtatttattaactacattaaaattaagcctcattacattattatcctAAGTTTAGTCATAcatcatatttaaatgttatgtcGTAATAGATTTATGGACATTGTTTGTAGGACGGTTGGCTATTGTTGTTGCTGCAGATGTTGCAACGTATGCTCGTGGTGGAGCGAGGCCGACAGGTGGTGCAGGCGCCGTTGCAATGTTACTAGGACCTAATGCACCCTTAGTGTTAGATAGAGGTTTTGagataaaactataaactttttttttttacattctctAATCTACATAAAAATCTAGAACTGAGAGCTTCACACATGAATGACACATACGACTTTTACAAAGGAGATATGAGCACGAATTATCCAACAGTGGATGGAAAAGTGTCAATTCGATGTTATTTTGAGGCGCTTTACAATTGCTATTATCTGTATCGAAAGAGGTTTTTGAAGAAATTCGCAGACAACGATAACAATAAATCCAATAATCTGAGTAATAGCATATTAAAAGGAGTACATTAGTAAAATTTTTACATTCACCCACTATGAAAACACTTATGTCTTACGTAAACCCAGATTTACTATCGTTACTTTccgattaaaatttattaagttcACGTGTAAACGTAAAATGTTATAGGCCCTAAGAGTGTGTTGCAACACTTTGATGCCATCGTATTTCATTCGCCCTATGGAAAACTTGTAAGGAAAGCATTTACTTGGTTACTACTTCATGACATGCAGTTAGACGttaaatgttatgaaaatgAATCAAATCTATTGAAATATGTGTAAGCAAATTAAATGTGTGATAACTAAAATCTGATTTTCAATTaggaataattaacaaatacttaaatattattactgtctaggtacctatattttctaattttattataaaaatgtgtttttaatgataatttaaaccaaTTTGTGAATATTCTTGATTAAGAGTATGATAAACAATATTCTTGATTCGGTAATACAAATACAGTTatgtttaatatagtattttttcactatcttaaaaataattgttttttttttttcaagtattttcatAGATATTTTAGATAACTcctttaatagttatttttttgtggaaacaaataaatatttttagatttagcatttaaaaatacattatttccatgaaaaaaaaaatatttgaaattatgaaCTTCCTATTAGAAACACCGATATCAGTGTCAATATGTTATCCGATTTAAGCGTGATAAAGGACACAgaacaattgtttaaaaaattcacTGCACCAACACAAAAATTGCCCAAAAATATTGGAAACATGTACACAGCATCTATATTTAGTGGATTGATTTCATACTTGCTTAGGTAATTATATAGCGATGAGTTTTAATTGGCTTTACAATTGTTAATTTTACCATAACATGGACTCAGACATAAGTGTTGTATTTGACgtgttaaattaattgaattacagTAAACCTATCAGTGAAATGGCTGGGAAACGAATAGCAATGTTTTCATTTGGTTCTGGTATGTGTTcttcattttattcaattactATACGGCCAGGAGCAAAACTAGATACTCTTATTGATTTATTGCAACGTGTTCCTGTGATGTTAGAAAATAGATATTGTACATCGACTGATGAATTTGAAAATACACTAACAAACCGAGAGTTAGCTTACAACAAAGGTAGTATTTCTGTTATAGTTCTACAAAATTATTACTtggaatatgaatttttttaactataatctataaattaaattattttgatttgtttataGCACCTTTTGAACCTACttcaaatgttgacaatttGTTTCCTGATTCATGGTACTTGACTCATATCGATAGTACCTTTAAACGATATTATGCACAAAAGAAATAACATACTACGTTTAAAAGTaccagttatttttaatatgtttttacataagataaaaataatgcttaatgtttttgttattgatttgagaatttatttttattttcatcaattcTTTCTTTTGATATTGTTAATGAGTTCTTGTATTTCATTTGCAGaatatttctgaaaaataatttaaatttcttaaatttcaattattataataaaacatttttaagaatggaaaattattaaataaaaagtaatagacattataaattgtatttatttttatgtattagatACTCTAAAAAAGTGAATTGATATACTTAAAGATCATAAATTTAGTTATAAGTGTAAAATATGAATggtaacaaacaaaataataagtttatgcATCGAGATAAAAATGTAGGCGTTGTAATAGTTACCTAAAAAGCTTAAGAACTTGCTCTGGGAACTAAGAAAAagaatcaaaatttgaaatttttcaacattacatatgattttatatacatattgaaattttcaaatatttaaattaatcttaagCTATTTGTTCACTGAACCAAATCACATCATTCTACTAAGTGGGGCTCAAAAGTTGaggcaatttaaataataataaaaatcacttaaaatgaaaatagtCATTCAAAAGGATTTTATATGTAGAAAAATTGATCAATTgatgatataagtatatttagaaacttaatgatattatatattataacagttaacTTACTGATTTTTTTGGTAATATTCCTGGTGTTATTtcttttcttattaaattatcttCAGAAAGGGTTTTcttctgaaaaataattttaatgcattatgaaataatataaataaatatattttacaaaatttgtcaTATCTAATTAtactaagaaaataaatttaaatctgttATCTTCTATgggtattattttttgttaatcttTATAACATGATTTATGAGTCTGTGCTATGGTCCAAACTATCTGTTGATAATAAAGAATACATAGGATCAAAGACATTAAACGAATAGACAAGAACTCCACATACCAGCAGCATTGCTAGAATTGTATAGATAGGTAAACAGTTATATCTTACTTTCAATAAACATTATCTcactatttctaaaaaattgtcATTTATATTAGGATTCATTAGTAGGAAATGTAAAGATTTTACTAATCCCTTTACTCttaaggtattatatttttcattagtaCGATCTATTCTAGAATATAATTCGATTATCTGATCCTCTGTAAATACCCATATCCAATGCCTTGAAGGTATACAAAATCGTTTCCTTCGCTTTAAATTGTACAAGTGCAATATCCCACGTCAATGTCATACACCATATAAACCTTTATTAGACACTTTAAATATGAATGGTCTTGCAACCAGgagaaatataattgattaaaagtttttattaagtGGTAAACGGTATcattaagaggatgccagcgtagtatttgttatctctctctaacccacgcgcaacatagcaaattttacattcacaaaaatgactataaccatattaatttctcaaattagagtgaaatgacctattacagaatttaaagttaagaacattatctgggCATCTCagaagcgttttattatatttttattttaaagcgagttatgagtatttaaaaattgtaaattgtttatacatcttaaaaaactcataactagctttaaaataaaaatataataaaacgcctATGAGATTCCCTAGATAATgttctaaactttaaattttataataggtcatttcactctaatttgagaaattaatatggttattattatttttgtgaacgtaaaatttgctatgttctgcatgggttagagagagataacaaatactacgctggcatcctcttaattCTAGTGAATtactaaattatcttaatttCTATGTCCCTCAATGGCTCAATATCAAACTAGATCTACTAATACTTTTTATACGCAATTACATAAAACCAATTACTTAATAAAAGCTCCTAGAGGAAAGGAATAGAATGATAAGATTAGCTAATGATACACAGgtcgatttatttaattttaactctattgagtctttttataattatattattaattattacatgtgaattatttatcaatgttaTAAACCTTATTTttgttactgttattatttaatcttaattaaCTATTCGCTATTttgtatatctaatatctattaatCACACTGTTCACTTTTTCtttctatatgtataaattattttttttaaatgttttgatttaaaactGTTACTGGGCTTTGCtcgtttgaataaataaataaaaaataaaataaataaatataacctgTCTTAATGACAAATGTGCATGTAGTGTACATAcagtatattcaatttaattttggaaTAACAGCTGAATTGCATTcacattatttactaaataaaatattcaaatataacaaAGAATTGGCCTACCCAATAAAtatcatttacaaaatatacaatatggaaataaaatactatttaattaatgaataaaaattaatttacctgtTTTATAAGATCTTCAGTCTTTAGATTGTGTTTTATAATTCCTGTATCTTGatcaatagaaaaaatatttgatatcgagtaattttcattgatatttaataaaatattttctagtttTAATACATGATCTTctatcgattttaatttttcataaatatcaaTGTTACTTTTACTatcacttttaatatttaagactgTTTCTATGTTTGATATTCTTTCATGTAAATCTGGTTTTAATCCAACAGAACTTgtattgtttgataaattataactgtTTAAGCTAGCTGGGTCCAAACCACCATTATTCAGTGGTCCTAAATTATTCTGCACTTTTGTCTCTGaaaaaattttcttaaattgaatttatatcaaataaaaaaagtatgcactatacactataataaaatactatactttTTACAAAGCATTCAGATCCTTTCTGGCGTTTAGCTTCTATTGTATTACATGTTCTAGAAGCACTAGAATAATTTCTGCTAGATATTGAGTTACAATACATTCTCATATTTCTATCATGGTTTTCATCTCTCTTTCTctttaaaaaattgtcaattcTACTGTTGacctatcataaaaatattataataatataataatattatcaaaaggGATTCTCAGATTGTATACTGTTACAATAGTATAGTGAATGAAAAACTTACCATAGTGATAGGTTTACATATTTGAACTTCATTAGGatctaaatatgtaatttttttgccGTTTTCCATACTTTACAACTCAGTAGGCTGCACATATAAATCCATAAACTTAACACATTTATGCGCTAGGTATCTCAACTGTATATAGC encodes the following:
- the LOC132924347 gene encoding ERI1 exoribonuclease 3-like isoform X2, producing MMNFNSLFRSQKFQKYKLFFNKTMFIRSTDKPNFEATCDNGAHLLKPQEIIEFPCILVELNTAKGSFDVVSCFHSYVKPIIHTQLTDYCTQLTGITQDMVSNSPTFDDVFLNFCNWHNDHTNMEKEKSIIVTSGNWDIGNMFVEQCKLYPSTIKIPEFMCTWINIKKLFALTMGQYPLGITNMLKRTNSKQFGNIHSGIDDCVNIITIMNQLSQRGCVFQATNKIISV
- the LOC132924347 gene encoding ERI1 exoribonuclease 3-like isoform X1 — its product is MMNFNSLFRSQKFQKYKLFFNKTMFIRSTDKPSTESVIRPNKSQPYTKFFVLDFEATCDNGAHLLKPQEIIEFPCILVELNTAKGSFDVVSCFHSYVKPIIHTQLTDYCTQLTGITQDMVSNSPTFDDVFLNFCNWHNDHTNMEKEKSIIVTSGNWDIGNMFVEQCKLYPSTIKIPEFMCTWINIKKLFALTMGQYPLGITNMLKRTNSKQFGNIHSGIDDCVNIITIMNQLSQRGCVFQATNKIISV
- the LOC132924347 gene encoding ERI1 exoribonuclease 3-like isoform X3, with product MMNFNSLFRSQKFQKYKLFFNKTMFIRSTDKPSTESVIRPNKSQPYTKFFVLDFEATCDNGAHLLKPQDMVSNSPTFDDVFLNFCNWHNDHTNMEKEKSIIVTSGNWDIGNMFVEQCKLYPSTIKIPEFMCTWINIKKLFALTMGQYPLGITNMLKRTNSKQFGNIHSGIDDCVNIITIMNQLSQRGCVFQATNKIISV
- the LOC132924346 gene encoding hydroxymethylglutaryl-CoA synthase 1-like, with translation MDNAQGKWPEHVGILALEIVVPSTYVNQNDLELHDGVSKGKYTIGLGQERMAFCSDREDVVSLCLTAVSLLMHRTKTSYSNIGRLEVGTETPIDKSKSIKSMLMRLFDNCNNNVEGVDSTNACYGGTAALFNSIAWLESSAWDGRLAIVVAADVATYARGGARPTGGAGAVAMLLGPNAPLVLDRELRASHMNDTYDFYKGDMSTNYPTVDGKVSIRCYFEALYNCYYLYRKRFLKKFADNDNNKSNNLSPKSVLQHFDAIVFHSPYGKLVRKAFTWLLLHDMQLDVKCYENESNLLKYVNTDISVNMLSDLSVIKDTEQLFKKFTAPTQKLPKNIGNMYTASIFSGLISYLLSKPISEMAGKRIAMFSFGSGMCSSFYSITIRPGAKLDTLIDLLQRVPVMLENRYCTSTDEFENTLTNRELAYNKAPFEPTSNVDNLFPDSWYLTHIDSTFKRYYAQKK
- the LOC132924348 gene encoding uncharacterized protein LOC132924348; protein product: MENGKKITYLDPNEVQICKPITMVNSRIDNFLKRKRDENHDRNMRMYCNSISSRNYSSASRTCNTIEAKRQKGSECFVKKTKVQNNLGPLNNGGLDPASLNSYNLSNNTSSVGLKPDLHERISNIETVLNIKSDSKSNIDIYEKLKSIEDHVLKLENILLNINENYSISNIFSIDQDTGIIKHNLKTEDLIKQKKTLSEDNLIRKEITPGILPKKSKYSANEIQELINNIKRKN